The DNA region GGAAATCGAATGTGCCTACTCCGGTGATATCGCCGCTGCGGTAGGGTTTAAGGATGTTACCACAGGGGATTCCCTCTGCGATGAAAACCATCCGATTATTCTGGAAAAAATGGAATTTCCGGAACCGGTTATTTCTGTTGCCGTTGAACCGAAGACAAAAGCTGACCAGGAAAAGATGGGCACCGCCCTTCAACGTCTGGCGGAAGAAGATCCGACATTCAAAGTGCATACGGATCCGGAAACCAACCAGACCATTATTTCCGGTATGGGTGAACTTCATCTGGACATCATCGTTGACCGCATGAGACGTGAATTCAAAGTAGAATGTACTGTAGGCAAACCGCAGGTCGCTTACCGTGAAACCATCCGTAAAACGGTGGAAGCGGAAGGCAAGTTTATCCGCCAGACCGGCGGACACGGCCAGTACGGCCACTGCTGGCTCCGCCTTGAACCGATGGAAGCGGGCAAAGGATTTGAATTTGCCAATGAAGTCGTCGGCGGTGTCATTCCGAAAGAGTTTATCAACCCGATCCAGGCCGGCGTAGAAGCGGCTATGGAAGACGGTGTCGTTGCAGGCTATCCGATGGTCGATATCAAAGTTACCGTTTATGACGGTTCCTACCATGATGTCGACTCCTCTGAAATGGCATTTAAGGTGGCAGGCTCCATGGCGTTCAAGGAAGGCGCGAAGAAGGCGGATGCCGTTCTTCTCGAACCGTACATGAGCGTAGAAGTAGATGTTCCCGAAGAATACATGGGAGACGTTATCGGCGGCCTCAATTCCCGCCGCGGACGTATCGAAGGCATGGAATCTGAAAACGGTGAATCCAGAATCAAAGGGTTCGTTCCGCTTTCCGAAATGTTCGGTTATGCGACCGGACTCCGCAGCGCTACACAGGGGCGCGGCACCTTCACAATGACATTTGATCACTATGAAGAAGTTCCGAAGGCAATTTCTCAGCAGATTACTGAAGAACGTCTGGGTAAGAAATAATTTAAAAGGAGAATTTAAAAATGGCAAAAGCACATTATGAAAGAACCAAACCGCATGTAAACATCGGTACCATTGGACACGTCGATCACGGTAAAACCACCCTGACCGCGGCCATCACCAAAGTACTGTCTGAAGAAGGCAATGCAAACTTCCTGGACTACGCGTCCATCGATAAAGCGCCGGAAGAAAGAGCGCGCGGTATCACCATCAATACATCTACTGTAGAATATGAAACCGCAACCCGCCATTACGCACACGTAGACTGCCCCGGGCACGCCGACTATGTAAAGAACATGATCACCGGCGCGGCACAGATGGACGGCGCGATCCTGGTCGTATCCGCGGCAGACGGCCCGATGCCCCAGACCCGTGAACACATCCTCCTTGCCAAGCAGGTAGGCGTACCGGCCATCGTCGTATTCCTGAACAAAGCAGACCAGGTAGACGATCCGGAACTGATCGACCTCGTAGAAATGGAAATCCGCGACCTGCTGTCCTCCTATGACTTCCCCGGCGATGAAGTGCCGATCATCGTAGGATCCGCACTGGGAGCGCTGAACGGGAACGCGGAAGACGAACAGAAAATCCGTGACCTGATGAAAGCCGTAGACGAATACGTACCAACACCGCAGCGTGACACCGACAAACCGTTCCTGATGCCTGTAGAAGACGTATTCACCATCACCGGACGCGGCACCGTAGCGACAGGCAGAGTAGAACGCGGCACCGTCAAAGTAGGGGACGCTGCAGAAATCGTAGGACTGCAGGACGAACCGACCCAGACCGTAATCACCGGCGTAGAAATGTTCAGGAAGACCCTTGACCAGGCCATGGCAGGGGACAACATCGGAGCCCTGCTCCGCGGGATCGACCGTACGGACATTGAAAGAGGACAAGTACTGGCAAAACCGGGAACCGTACACCCGCATACAGAATTCACGGCGCAGGTATACGTCCTGACCAAAGACGAAGGCGGCCGCCATACGCCGTTCTTCAATGGATACCGTCCGCAGTTCTTCTTCAGAACGACAGACGTAACAGGCGACATCAACCTGCCGGAAGGAGTAGAGATGTGCATGCCTGGGGACAACATTGAAATGAGCGTAAAACTCATTACCCCGATAGCGATGGAAGAAGGGCAGCGTTTCGCAATCCGTGAAGGCGGCAGAACCGTGGGCGCAGGCGTTGTTGCCAAGATTACAAAATAATCTGCTTAATCAGCGCATAGCATAAATATGAAAAGAATCTCGCTTTGGAAACAGAGTGGGATTCTTTTTTTGCGTACCGTTTTATTTATTGGAGAATGAATATAATATATCACGGCTTATATTATGATATAATTAGCGAGGATAAAATGTTTTTGATTAAGATTGAAATATAAACAGTTTAAATAATATTGGAGAGAATAATGGTGAAATGGCTGCCGGTTATAGCGGCGGGTTTGATTTTTCTTTCAGGCTGCGCGCCGGTTGTGAAAGAAAATGGGAAAACAATGCCCCGTATCGACGGAGAAGCGAAAATAGAATGGAACAGGGAAAAATATCCTCTTGCTGTGGAGATACTGAACTCTCATGGGGAGAAGGAGCGGCAGGTGTTCTATTCTCCGCCAAAGAGAGTGGCGGCGGTCTGGCAGAACTCCATAGAAACACTGCTGGCTCTTGGGGTAGGGGATCGTATCATTGCAGGAATGGGCGTCCCTGACAGGAAGTATATCCGTGAGGAGTATCAGGCAGGTTATGAAGCGATTCCTTATAAAAGCCTGGAAAACCTTGATCCGGAAACAATCATGATGATGAGGCCTGACTTCATTGCAGGCTGGAGTTCCACCTTTACCGACAAGGTTCTCCGCAGTACGGAATTTTGGAATGAACGCGGCGTGCATACCTATATTTCCCAAAACTCCGATCCGGCAAACAGGAACCGCACCATTGAAAATGAGTATGCCGATATTTTAAATCTGGGGAAAATATTTGACAGGGAAGAAAAAGCGGAAAGCCTTGTCAAAGAAATGAAAGATGAAATCTCCCACACCGCCGGGCAGGCAACTCTTACAGGAAAACATCCCCGCGGACTTATTATCGAATTTATGGGATCGGATATCAGTGTCTACGGGGAGGAAACCCTTGCAGGCGATATCCTCAGAAGAATGAACGGCGAACTGCTTGCATCCGGACAGCAGCAAATCAGCAAGGAACAAATCATAGAAATGGATCCGGATGCCATATTCGTCATCCTTATCGAAGGGGATTATGATCATCCAAAGCAGAAACTGGATATGCTCTATCATGAACAAGCGCTCCGGGATGTATGCTGTATTCGTGAGAAACGGGTTTATCCGCTGCCCCTGTATTCTGTCTACTCATCGGGGATAAGGACTCTTGACGGCATACGATATATAGGAAAAGGTTTGTATCCCGATTTATATAAGGAGCAATAAATGAAATTTTTAAAAACACTGGGGTTTACCATGATTCTTATTGCGCTTGCTTTCCTCCTCGCGGCAGCGCTCTTTTGGGGGCTCAGCATCGGCACGGTTAAACTGCCGCTTGATCAGATCTACAATTCTGTTTTGGAGCAGCTTATGGGGGATCTGCCCATTGAGGCTGTGGGCCGTGGGCCGGTTCATGATATTGTATGGCTTCTC from Dialister invisus DSM 15470 includes:
- the tuf gene encoding elongation factor Tu, translated to MAKAHYERTKPHVNIGTIGHVDHGKTTLTAAITKVLSEEGNANFLDYASIDKAPEERARGITINTSTVEYETATRHYAHVDCPGHADYVKNMITGAAQMDGAILVVSAADGPMPQTREHILLAKQVGVPAIVVFLNKADQVDDPELIDLVEMEIRDLLSSYDFPGDEVPIIVGSALGALNGNAEDEQKIRDLMKAVDEYVPTPQRDTDKPFLMPVEDVFTITGRGTVATGRVERGTVKVGDAAEIVGLQDEPTQTVITGVEMFRKTLDQAMAGDNIGALLRGIDRTDIERGQVLAKPGTVHPHTEFTAQVYVLTKDEGGRHTPFFNGYRPQFFFRTTDVTGDINLPEGVEMCMPGDNIEMSVKLITPIAMEEGQRFAIREGGRTVGAGVVAKITK
- a CDS encoding ABC transporter substrate-binding protein, coding for MVKWLPVIAAGLIFLSGCAPVVKENGKTMPRIDGEAKIEWNREKYPLAVEILNSHGEKERQVFYSPPKRVAAVWQNSIETLLALGVGDRIIAGMGVPDRKYIREEYQAGYEAIPYKSLENLDPETIMMMRPDFIAGWSSTFTDKVLRSTEFWNERGVHTYISQNSDPANRNRTIENEYADILNLGKIFDREEKAESLVKEMKDEISHTAGQATLTGKHPRGLIIEFMGSDISVYGEETLAGDILRRMNGELLASGQQQISKEQIIEMDPDAIFVILIEGDYDHPKQKLDMLYHEQALRDVCCIREKRVYPLPLYSVYSSGIRTLDGIRYIGKGLYPDLYKEQ